From a single Deltaproteobacteria bacterium genomic region:
- the rpsT gene encoding 30S ribosomal protein S20, producing MALRIKSGLKRRRQNVKRRERNTVVKSDLKTQLKKFDAALENGDLKAAEEILRETESKLKKAASKGVLKKKTASRKTGRLAKRMSGLSKGASQPAS from the coding sequence ATGGCATTAAGAATTAAATCAGGGCTTAAGAGACGCCGTCAGAATGTTAAGAGAAGGGAGAGGAATACCGTTGTAAAATCCGACCTCAAGACCCAGCTCAAGAAGTTTGACGCGGCGCTGGAAAACGGTGATTTAAAAGCCGCAGAGGAAATCCTTAGGGAAACGGAGTCTAAGCTTAAAAAGGCCGCTTCCAAAGGCGTTTTGAAGAAAAAAACCGCGTCTAGAAAGACCGGGAGACTGGCTAAAAGAATGTCCGGGCTTTCAAAGGGCGCTTCGCAGCCGGCCTCTTAA
- the fsa gene encoding fructose-6-phosphate aldolase, whose translation MKFFLDTANMDEIRDAASYGVLDGVTTNPTLVSKEGEQKGFKELVREICEIVQGPVSAEVLSTDIERMLDEARELAKIHKHIVVKMPLTEDGIKATKIVSDEGINVNVTLIFSPSQALIAAKAGAAYVSPFVGRLDDISEFGMEMVKDIVQIFDNYDIKTEVLVASVRHPLHVVEAAKAGADVATMPYKVFKQLIKHPLTDIGLERFLADWGKSK comes from the coding sequence ATGAAATTCTTTCTCGACACGGCGAATATGGACGAAATAAGGGACGCGGCGAGCTACGGAGTGCTGGACGGCGTTACGACCAACCCCACCCTCGTCTCGAAGGAAGGGGAGCAGAAGGGTTTCAAGGAACTCGTGAGGGAGATATGCGAGATAGTGCAGGGGCCGGTGAGCGCCGAGGTTCTTTCAACGGATATAGAGAGGATGCTCGATGAGGCGAGGGAGCTTGCGAAAATTCACAAGCATATCGTCGTGAAAATGCCCCTTACGGAAGACGGAATAAAGGCTACTAAAATCGTGTCGGACGAGGGTATAAACGTAAACGTGACGCTTATCTTTTCACCCTCTCAGGCGCTTATCGCGGCAAAAGCGGGCGCGGCTTACGTGAGCCCCTTTGTCGGGAGGCTCGATGATATATCCGAGTTCGGAATGGAGATGGTTAAGGACATCGTTCAAATTTTCGATAATTATGATATAAAGACCGAAGTACTAGTGGCGAGCGTGAGGCACCCGCTTCACGTGGTGGAAGCGGCTAAAGCAGGAGCGGACGTGGCCACAATGCCGTACAAGGTATTCAAGCAGCTGATCAAGCACCCTCTTACGGACATCGGGCTTGAAAGGTTTCTCGCCGACTGGGGCAAATCAAAGTAA
- the xseB gene encoding exodeoxyribonuclease VII small subunit has translation MKTFEEAVKELKEIIQKLESGNLPLEDAIKLFQEGTELISFSHKKLNKIRKKVEILVEKNGDITLEEFEPED, from the coding sequence ATGAAAACATTCGAGGAAGCTGTCAAGGAGCTTAAGGAAATTATTCAGAAACTGGAGAGCGGCAACCTTCCGCTCGAGGACGCGATTAAACTTTTTCAGGAAGGCACAGAGCTTATCTCTTTTTCGCATAAAAAACTTAACAAAATCAGAAAAAAAGTTGAGATACTGGTCGAAAAGAACGGCGATATCACCCTTGAGGAATTCGAGCCGGAAGACTGA
- a CDS encoding helix-turn-helix transcriptional regulator — protein sequence MKKSFGEFFRQLRKSNKMNLREFSREHGFDHGNISRLERGLLKPPQTQDSLEEYARALNLKPDTPEWEQFFVLAALETRRIPHDIAENPTLADKLPKVFSKIETRRRTPWTSATELERWADTLDARSSLPQLIRRLIHATIDSIDFMDFPAGEDVGRPGWDGMIRTEKGNAFVPYGQSCWEMGVDKDIKGKADDDFKKRSTNTEDFNQKETVFVFVTPRKWTRKNEWVNEKKKLGIWKDVRVYDSSNIEQWLEIAPVVDAWFSRPDGVTDIEVHWENLKLLTVPTLRPDIFLITREKNIEALKNWLVGSPSHMEFEASSPDELFDFVAAFIESLDENERNKVNAHKIVIVGAKEAWQTLISSEYPIVLIPRPSIEVEEELIAEARRRGHYMLLWNEITNDPKKRNNRLSRVYRFELEKTLESSGLKREEARRIARESGGSLTVLKRRIARLSSVKIPEWANPDAASELVPILLLGGWNESHEADRKIIEKLSGQPYDRVEEIVNRRQKGKDAPLMKALDNWRFVSRDDSWTLLAPYLTLTKLKQFEKIAVEVLGEENPEFELPPEERWRAAIYDKTPKYSHQLRKGIAETLALLGVIPPTHLLTDSPPPERRVESVIEKLLAKDARWQRWASLSDLLPILAEASPDAFLKSLDRDLKTSDPQVLKLFIAEGDPFFSSPPHVGLLWALEALAWNSSYLTSVSEMLAILAQATPNVRSGNNPMNSLQEIFLPWYPQTTASVDDRITVLKKITKKFSSVGWQLLLSLLPEYRGFTNLTHRPMWHNWSLNWSDRVPMKDYYQQVDACAEILLGIVETDIDKWLQLIEKFEHFPPSAQNRLLNSLRKFDLMKFDANAKQLIAETLREKVSKHRRFSDTNWALPARTVESVEEIQKRFESEDLLTKHKWLFEYYPHIPDQSPRDSLDKYEEAVFKSRTQALEEILTKEGLPRIIELAKDVDSPGDIGIVLAKSNMVQNDLDIIPQYLSSENTKIADFARGYVFGCLRRKNRDNWEWVERLPINQWTPEQAGKFLISLQRFDRKTWDIISELSPEVSDYYWSHVSEFCREAKKENVEYAVSKLIEHKRPNQAIDVINMALFKKCELDSSLIMETLAHLQQGISGHLGFEIQELFKKLQSDPDIDVQRLARLEWRYLNLLDGRDVFPKTLQNSLQTEPGFFAFILSKIYRSRNEQTDLGEPPTEEQSAIATNAYTLLYNWKTLPGTLDNNTINEHELVDWVKKAREICNETGHIEVCDVQIGELFAHAPEECDGSWPCIPVRNIIEEIASEELEEGFEIGIVNKRGTVWRSLIEGGEKERDLAKKYHDYAEICEIKWPRTAATLRAVAKSYEADAHREDERAKERL from the coding sequence ATGAAAAAAAGTTTTGGTGAGTTCTTCAGGCAACTGAGAAAGTCAAACAAAATGAATCTGCGCGAGTTTTCTAGAGAACACGGATTCGATCATGGTAACATCAGCCGTCTTGAAAGAGGCTTACTCAAACCCCCTCAGACACAAGATAGTTTAGAAGAGTATGCGAGAGCACTCAATCTTAAACCTGATACCCCTGAATGGGAACAGTTTTTTGTTCTTGCCGCATTAGAAACCCGAAGAATTCCCCATGATATAGCTGAGAATCCCACACTAGCAGACAAGCTTCCAAAAGTTTTCAGCAAAATAGAAACGAGAAGGAGAACCCCATGGACGAGCGCAACAGAATTAGAAAGATGGGCCGATACATTGGATGCACGTTCGAGTCTTCCACAGTTAATTCGTCGTCTAATTCATGCAACGATTGATTCGATAGACTTCATGGATTTTCCCGCTGGTGAAGATGTAGGACGTCCTGGATGGGATGGAATGATCCGAACTGAAAAAGGTAATGCCTTCGTCCCATATGGACAAAGCTGTTGGGAAATGGGAGTTGACAAAGACATCAAAGGCAAGGCTGATGATGATTTCAAGAAACGAAGCACCAATACGGAAGACTTCAATCAAAAAGAGACAGTATTTGTTTTTGTCACACCTAGAAAATGGACAAGAAAAAACGAATGGGTTAATGAAAAAAAGAAACTTGGCATATGGAAGGATGTGCGTGTATATGATTCGTCGAACATCGAGCAATGGTTAGAAATTGCCCCTGTAGTCGATGCATGGTTCTCGCGTCCAGATGGTGTTACTGATATAGAAGTACATTGGGAAAATCTTAAACTACTTACTGTTCCGACTCTTAGACCCGATATTTTTCTAATCACGCGTGAGAAAAACATAGAAGCATTAAAAAATTGGCTTGTGGGATCTCCATCCCATATGGAGTTTGAGGCATCGTCCCCTGATGAACTTTTCGATTTTGTTGCTGCATTTATCGAGAGTCTGGATGAGAATGAACGCAACAAAGTCAATGCTCACAAGATAGTTATTGTGGGTGCCAAAGAAGCATGGCAGACACTTATCTCATCGGAATATCCGATAGTTCTGATTCCTAGACCGTCTATCGAAGTTGAAGAGGAGCTTATAGCGGAGGCACGGCGTAGAGGTCATTATATGCTCTTATGGAATGAAATTACTAATGATCCAAAAAAGAGAAATAACCGGCTTTCACGAGTATACCGTTTTGAACTAGAAAAAACACTTGAATCATCAGGTCTTAAAAGAGAGGAAGCAAGAAGAATAGCCCGAGAGTCAGGAGGAAGTCTCACTGTATTAAAACGCCGCATAGCCCGTCTTTCTAGTGTTAAGATACCAGAATGGGCAAATCCTGATGCCGCTTCGGAATTAGTTCCGATTCTCCTTCTCGGAGGATGGAATGAGTCACATGAGGCGGACCGAAAGATTATCGAGAAGCTATCTGGCCAGCCTTATGACAGAGTAGAGGAAATTGTCAACCGACGGCAAAAAGGGAAGGACGCACCACTTATGAAAGCACTTGATAATTGGAGATTTGTATCACGTGATGATTCATGGACTCTTCTAGCACCATATCTCACATTGACAAAACTTAAGCAGTTTGAAAAGATAGCAGTTGAAGTACTAGGAGAAGAAAATCCTGAGTTTGAACTTCCGCCTGAGGAAAGATGGCGAGCAGCAATCTATGATAAGACACCTAAGTACTCACACCAGCTACGAAAAGGTATTGCTGAGACACTAGCACTTCTGGGAGTTATACCTCCTACTCACTTACTTACGGATTCACCTCCACCTGAGAGACGAGTTGAAAGTGTAATAGAGAAACTTCTTGCCAAAGACGCTAGATGGCAACGTTGGGCGTCATTGTCCGACCTCTTACCTATTTTAGCTGAAGCAAGTCCAGATGCATTTTTGAAATCATTGGATAGAGATTTAAAAACATCGGACCCTCAAGTGCTAAAACTATTTATTGCTGAGGGTGACCCTTTCTTCTCTTCCCCACCCCATGTAGGGCTTCTTTGGGCACTTGAGGCTCTCGCTTGGAATAGTAGCTATTTGACTAGCGTGAGTGAGATGCTGGCAATATTAGCTCAAGCTACACCTAATGTAAGATCAGGAAATAATCCAATGAACAGTCTACAAGAGATATTTTTACCTTGGTACCCTCAAACTACTGCATCTGTGGATGATCGAATAACAGTTTTAAAGAAAATTACAAAAAAGTTTTCAAGTGTTGGATGGCAACTGTTGCTCAGTCTTTTGCCTGAGTATAGGGGTTTTACGAACTTGACACATCGTCCCATGTGGCACAATTGGTCACTGAATTGGTCAGATCGTGTTCCTATGAAAGATTACTACCAACAAGTAGATGCATGTGCTGAAATACTACTCGGGATTGTTGAGACAGATATTGACAAGTGGCTTCAATTAATTGAAAAGTTTGAACACTTTCCTCCGTCAGCACAGAATCGTTTACTGAATAGTTTGAGAAAGTTCGACTTAATGAAATTCGATGCAAACGCTAAGCAGCTTATTGCTGAAACTCTTCGAGAAAAGGTGTCAAAGCACAGGCGTTTTTCCGATACAAATTGGGCATTACCCGCAAGAACTGTCGAAAGTGTCGAGGAAATACAGAAACGTTTTGAGTCAGAGGATTTACTTACAAAGCACAAATGGCTTTTCGAATATTATCCTCATATACCTGACCAATCCCCCAGGGACTCATTAGACAAGTATGAGGAAGCTGTGTTCAAATCACGGACACAGGCACTAGAGGAAATCCTCACTAAGGAAGGACTACCTCGAATAATTGAACTTGCAAAAGATGTGGATTCGCCGGGAGATATAGGAATTGTTCTAGCAAAATCTAATATGGTACAGAACGATTTGGATATCATACCACAATATCTTTCATCCGAGAATACAAAAATAGCCGATTTTGCTCGGGGATATGTTTTTGGATGCCTCAGGAGAAAGAATAGAGATAATTGGGAGTGGGTTGAGAGGCTACCCATCAACCAGTGGACACCTGAACAAGCAGGTAAGTTTCTGATTTCTCTTCAGCGATTTGATAGAAAAACATGGGATATCATATCCGAACTTAGCCCAGAAGTAAGCGATTACTATTGGAGTCACGTTAGCGAATTTTGCCGAGAAGCCAAAAAAGAGAATGTGGAATATGCTGTCTCTAAGCTAATTGAACATAAACGACCTAACCAAGCTATTGATGTCATAAATATGGCGTTATTTAAGAAATGTGAATTAGATTCATCCCTTATAATGGAAACTCTCGCCCATCTGCAGCAAGGTATTTCAGGTCACTTGGGGTTTGAGATTCAAGAACTGTTCAAGAAGTTACAATCTGATCCAGACATCGATGTGCAGAGATTAGCAAGATTAGAATGGAGGTATCTTAATCTCCTTGATGGGCGAGATGTATTTCCAAAGACTTTGCAGAACTCTTTACAAACTGAACCCGGATTTTTCGCATTCATTCTTTCTAAGATTTACCGTTCCCGTAACGAACAAACAGATTTAGGTGAACCGCCGACTGAAGAACAAAGTGCAATAGCTACTAACGCATACACCTTGCTGTACAACTGGAAAACATTGCCAGGAACCCTTGACAATAATACTATTAACGAACATGAACTTGTTGATTGGGTAAAGAAAGCCCGCGAAATATGTAACGAAACGGGTCATATAGAGGTATGTGATGTTCAAATTGGTGAACTGTTCGCACATGCCCCTGAAGAATGTGACGGCAGTTGGCCGTGTATTCCAGTAAGGAATATTATTGAGGAAATTGCAAGCGAAGAACTCGAAGAAGGTTTTGAGATAGGTATAGTCAATAAAAGAGGTACAGTATGGCGTTCGTTAATTGAGGGAGGAGAAAAGGAAAGAGACCTCGCTAAAAAATACCATGATTACGCAGAAATCTGTGAAATCAAATGGCCGAGAACTGCAGCAACTCTTAGAGCTGTAGCCAAGAGCTACGAAGCAGATGCACATAGAGAGGATGAACGAGCTAAAGAGAGACTCTGA
- a CDS encoding ABC-ATPase domain-containing protein, with amino-acid sequence MKTARDLKETIQRIDGKGYKAYKDIGGEYGFEGFVLYIDHVQGDPFASPSRMRVRVYQDTAGFPRDTFQSRSREIALRDFIAREFRSAAQKFSIRSRGSGKSGLIEISGPGQEILERSSIAVTHLYVEARFAMGLPAFGRTVAGKHAEAMFFGELPKIIRFSLMFGNLDRETLYEHVETGEDADFLRSELEGLGYIAFIADGSILPRKSGVSPEPMSAEEAVPFESPPSLRMDIELPNRGQVSGMGIPKGVTLIVGGGYHGKSTLLRAIEQGVYNHIPGDGRELAVTSANAVKIRAEDGRRIEKVNITPFISNLPYGRDTESFSTGEASGSTSQAANILESIEAGADVLLIDEDTSATNFMIRDHRMQELVSKDKEPITPFIDRVRSLYTDQRVSTVLVLGASGDYFDVSDHVICMTEYRPYDVTDEALKIAGRFASGRKREADDYFGRVTERIPKPESLNPKKGKRDVKISVKGLRSIVYGKSRIDLGALEQLVDMCQTTALGDAIEHAKKYMDGRRTLREVASLVMMDIGRDGLDVIGRSISGNYAEFRKIELAAAINRLRTLSVEQK; translated from the coding sequence ATGAAAACCGCGCGCGATCTGAAGGAAACAATTCAAAGAATTGACGGTAAGGGTTATAAGGCCTACAAGGACATCGGGGGCGAATACGGGTTTGAGGGATTCGTGCTGTATATCGACCATGTGCAGGGGGACCCCTTCGCCTCACCGAGCAGAATGAGGGTAAGGGTTTATCAGGATACGGCCGGTTTCCCGCGTGACACATTTCAGAGCCGGAGCAGAGAAATCGCGCTCAGGGACTTCATAGCGCGCGAATTCCGTTCCGCCGCTCAAAAATTCTCTATCCGCAGCAGGGGGAGCGGTAAAAGCGGCCTAATAGAAATCAGCGGGCCGGGGCAGGAAATACTGGAGCGTTCCTCGATAGCGGTCACACATTTATACGTCGAAGCGCGGTTCGCGATGGGGCTCCCGGCGTTCGGCAGAACGGTTGCCGGGAAGCACGCTGAGGCCATGTTCTTCGGGGAGCTGCCGAAAATAATACGTTTTTCTCTTATGTTCGGGAATCTCGACAGAGAGACCCTCTATGAGCATGTAGAGACCGGAGAGGACGCGGATTTCCTGAGATCGGAGCTGGAAGGGCTGGGCTATATAGCTTTCATCGCCGATGGGAGCATACTGCCAAGGAAAAGCGGCGTAAGTCCCGAGCCCATGAGCGCGGAGGAAGCGGTACCGTTCGAATCCCCTCCCTCGTTGCGGATGGATATAGAGCTTCCGAACAGGGGGCAGGTGTCGGGGATGGGGATACCCAAGGGGGTCACGCTGATTGTAGGGGGAGGCTATCACGGAAAGTCCACACTTCTGCGGGCGATCGAGCAGGGAGTATACAATCATATTCCGGGAGACGGGAGAGAGCTTGCCGTTACCAGCGCTAACGCCGTCAAGATAAGGGCCGAGGACGGGAGGCGAATAGAGAAGGTAAATATCACCCCTTTTATATCGAACCTTCCCTACGGCAGGGACACGGAATCTTTCTCTACCGGGGAGGCGAGCGGGAGCACGTCGCAGGCGGCGAACATACTGGAATCCATCGAAGCGGGGGCGGACGTCTTGCTTATAGACGAAGATACATCGGCAACCAATTTCATGATAAGGGACCACCGGATGCAGGAGCTTGTTTCAAAGGATAAGGAGCCTATAACTCCTTTCATAGACAGGGTGAGGAGCCTCTATACCGATCAGCGCGTATCCACCGTGCTGGTACTGGGTGCGTCCGGCGACTATTTCGACGTCTCGGACCACGTAATATGCATGACCGAATATAGACCGTATGACGTAACCGACGAAGCGCTGAAAATAGCCGGCAGGTTCGCAAGCGGGAGAAAAAGGGAGGCGGACGATTATTTCGGCAGGGTTACGGAGCGTATACCCAAACCGGAAAGCCTGAATCCGAAAAAGGGGAAGAGGGACGTAAAAATCTCCGTAAAAGGGCTTCGCTCGATAGTATACGGTAAAAGCAGGATCGATCTCGGCGCCCTTGAGCAGCTCGTGGATATGTGCCAGACAACAGCGCTTGGCGACGCCATAGAGCACGCGAAGAAGTATATGGACGGCAGGAGGACGCTCAGAGAGGTTGCGAGCCTCGTAATGATGGATATAGGACGGGACGGTCTGGACGTAATAGGCAGGAGCATCTCCGGGAACTATGCGGAGTTCAGGAAGATCGAGCTTGCGGCTGCAATTAACAGGCTCAGAACGCTAAGTGTGGAGCAGAAGTGA
- a CDS encoding integrase core domain-containing protein, with amino-acid sequence MKACSATEVEQVFTSYNNPEGNADTERMIRMMKEEHFWLSEWGNERELSHELDKWVVYYNGRYLHSAHGYRTPIQAENEYYTLHTNAA; translated from the coding sequence ATGAAAGCCTGTTCCGCTACTGAAGTAGAGCAAGTATTTACAAGCTATAACAACCCTGAGGGGAATGCGGATACAGAGAGAATGATAAGAATGATGAAGGAGGAGCATTTTTGGCTAAGTGAGTGGGGGAATGAAAGAGAGCTTAGTCATGAACTCGATAAGTGGGTTGTTTATTACAACGGGAGATACCTTCATTCGGCACATGGATACAGGACACCGATACAGGCGGAAAATGAATATTACACTTTACATACAAACGCTGCTTAA
- a CDS encoding 3-hydroxybutyrate dehydrogenase, whose translation MKLKDRAAIVTGGGSGIGLAIAELFAKEGAKVALNDIDVGRGASEASRIDDSYGSCIFVEGDISKPENCKNLVEAAVKEFGSADILVNNAGLQYVSPIDEFPEDKWELLLGVMLTGAFYCTKYAFPHMKRNKFGRVVNISSIHGMIGVKFKSAYVAAKHGLVGLTKVTALEGAEHGVTANAVCPTFVRTPLVENQIDAQAEAHGIPRDEVIEKIILAEAPMKRMLEPVEVAELCLYLTGEAAKNITGATIPIDEGWTAQ comes from the coding sequence TTGAAACTCAAGGATAGAGCGGCAATAGTCACCGGCGGAGGGAGCGGCATCGGGCTTGCCATAGCGGAGCTATTCGCGAAGGAGGGAGCGAAAGTAGCGCTGAATGATATCGACGTCGGGAGGGGCGCGTCCGAGGCTTCCAGGATAGACGATAGTTACGGGAGCTGTATTTTTGTTGAAGGCGATATATCAAAACCGGAGAACTGCAAAAACCTGGTGGAAGCGGCTGTAAAGGAGTTCGGGAGCGCCGACATCCTGGTGAATAACGCGGGACTTCAGTACGTATCCCCGATTGACGAGTTTCCCGAGGATAAGTGGGAGCTTCTTCTGGGCGTAATGCTGACCGGGGCTTTTTACTGCACAAAGTACGCATTCCCTCACATGAAACGAAACAAATTCGGCAGGGTGGTGAATATTTCATCGATTCACGGAATGATAGGCGTAAAATTCAAGTCGGCCTATGTAGCCGCCAAGCACGGACTTGTAGGTCTTACCAAAGTGACGGCGCTTGAGGGTGCGGAGCACGGCGTAACCGCAAACGCGGTCTGCCCCACATTTGTGCGCACCCCTCTGGTCGAGAACCAGATAGACGCGCAGGCCGAGGCGCACGGAATACCGAGAGATGAGGTAATCGAAAAGATTATTCTCGCCGAGGCTCCGATGAAGAGGATGCTTGAACCCGTGGAAGTAGCCGAGCTGTGCCTGTATCTCACAGGGGAGGCCGCAAAGAACATAACGGGGGCGACCATACCCATCGACGAAGGGTGGACAGCACAGTGA
- a CDS encoding polyprenyl synthetase family protein, with protein MRFDIESYLTERRNLIDRKIDFYLKGGGPSHPGLIEAMRYSALAGGKRLRPILMIAASEAVGGEAEKVLPVACAVEMIHTYSLIHDDLPSMDDDSLRRGIPTNHNVFGEATAILAGDALLTDAFNLMVREGLSGGIDPMVICEVVMDVSHAAGSSGMIEGQAMDLALEGTSEVAVGEVERMHALKTGAIIKVSVTAGARIGGADEEQLEKFESYARSIGLAYQIIDDVLDIEGGKKLGKERGADAKRRKSTYPELVGLEESRRKVSELTQNALRQLRDMGPEAEALREIAVYLGCRNY; from the coding sequence ATGAGATTCGATATAGAGAGCTACCTGACCGAGAGAAGAAACCTGATTGACCGGAAAATAGATTTTTATCTGAAGGGCGGAGGGCCGTCACATCCCGGTCTTATTGAGGCCATGAGGTACAGCGCGCTTGCGGGCGGAAAGAGACTCCGTCCTATTCTAATGATCGCGGCAAGTGAAGCTGTGGGAGGGGAGGCCGAAAAGGTTCTGCCCGTCGCTTGCGCCGTCGAGATGATTCACACCTACTCCCTCATACATGACGATCTTCCCTCGATGGACGATGACTCCCTCAGGAGGGGGATTCCTACCAACCATAACGTATTCGGCGAGGCGACGGCGATTCTTGCGGGAGACGCCCTTCTTACCGACGCCTTTAACCTTATGGTAAGGGAGGGATTATCAGGCGGGATAGATCCGATGGTCATTTGCGAGGTCGTAATGGACGTGTCACACGCCGCCGGATCTTCCGGGATGATAGAGGGGCAGGCGATGGATCTTGCGCTTGAGGGGACAAGCGAGGTTGCAGTCGGGGAGGTGGAGCGGATGCACGCCCTTAAAACAGGCGCTATTATAAAGGTTTCGGTCACGGCGGGGGCCAGGATAGGGGGAGCCGATGAAGAGCAGCTCGAAAAATTCGAGTCATACGCCCGGTCGATAGGCCTTGCCTATCAGATAATTGACGACGTGCTCGATATAGAAGGAGGAAAGAAGCTCGGAAAAGAGAGAGGGGCGGACGCGAAACGCCGGAAGTCCACCTACCCGGAGCTCGTGGGTCTTGAAGAATCCAGAAGAAAGGTCTCCGAGCTCACGCAAAATGCGTTAAGGCAATTGAGGGATATGGGCCCTGAGGCCGAGGCGCTCAGGGAAATAGCCGTTTATCTGGGCTGCAGAAATTACTGA
- a CDS encoding TlyA family RNA methyltransferase yields MTDRVRERRTKNKKRLDILLVERGLAETRTRARSLIMSGNVYVGGERIDKAGSLVGEGADISVKESTLRYVSRGGLKLEAALESFEIDVSGKTALDIGSSTGGFTDCLLQSGAAKVYAVDVGYGQLDWRLRNDSRVVVLEKLNARYLRPEDIGEKVDLVAVDVSFISLTMIIPPAADVLKPGGVLIALVKPQFEVGKGEVGKGGIVRDEAKHRKVIEKIENFVKDLGFDINGVIPSPVLGAEGNREFLIAAVKKCGAG; encoded by the coding sequence ATGACTGACAGAGTACGGGAGCGCCGTACAAAAAACAAAAAGAGACTCGATATACTACTGGTGGAGAGGGGACTGGCGGAGACAAGGACCAGAGCCCGCTCCCTGATAATGTCGGGAAATGTTTATGTCGGCGGTGAGAGGATAGACAAGGCCGGCTCGCTTGTCGGGGAAGGGGCCGATATTTCGGTAAAAGAATCCACACTCAGGTATGTTAGCCGCGGAGGGCTCAAGCTCGAAGCCGCGCTTGAATCATTTGAAATAGACGTGTCCGGGAAAACGGCCCTGGATATCGGCTCATCGACAGGCGGGTTCACAGACTGCCTTCTCCAATCGGGGGCCGCGAAAGTCTATGCTGTCGATGTGGGTTACGGTCAGCTTGACTGGAGGCTCAGAAATGATTCCCGCGTAGTGGTGCTCGAGAAATTAAACGCGCGCTACCTCAGACCCGAAGATATAGGAGAGAAGGTCGATTTAGTCGCTGTGGACGTATCGTTTATATCTCTCACAATGATCATTCCCCCGGCGGCTGACGTCCTGAAGCCGGGAGGCGTTCTGATTGCCCTCGTAAAGCCCCAGTTCGAGGTCGGAAAGGGCGAAGTGGGGAAGGGCGGAATTGTCAGGGACGAGGCAAAACATAGGAAAGTCATCGAAAAAATAGAGAATTTCGTGAAGGATCTTGGCTTTGACATAAATGGTGTAATTCCCTCACCGGTTCTCGGCGCTGAGGGGAATAGGGAGTTCCTGATTGCTGCGGTGAAAAAATGTGGCGCGGGATAA